One segment of Pan paniscus chromosome 20, NHGRI_mPanPan1-v2.0_pri, whole genome shotgun sequence DNA contains the following:
- the ZNF227 gene encoding zinc finger protein 227 isoform X5 codes for MPSQNYDLPQKKQEKMTKFQEAVTFKDVAVVFSREELRLLDLTQRKLYRDVMVENFKNLVAVDMVSQLEAEEKLWMMETETQRSTYSGSKHQNKMETLQKFALKYLSNQELSCWQIWKQVASELTRCLQGKSSQLLQGDSIQVSENENNIMNPKGDSSIYIENQEFPFWRTQHSCGNTYLSESQIQSRGKQIDVKNNLQIHEDFMKKSPFHERIKTDTEPKPCKGNEYGKIISDGSNQKLPLGEKPHPCGECGRGFSYSPRLPLHPNVHTGEKCFSQSSHLRTHQRIHPGEKLNRCHESGDCFNKSSFHSYQSNHTGEKSYRCDSCGKGFSSSTGLIIHYRTHTGEKPYKCEECGKCFSQSSNFQCHQRVHTEEKPYKCEECGKGFGWSVNLRVHQRVHRGEKPYKCEECGKGFTQAAHFHIHQRVHTGEKPYKCDVCGKGFSHNSPLICHRRVHTGEKPYKCEACGKGFTRNTDLHIHFRVHTGEKPYKCKECGKGFSQASNLQVHQNVHTGEKRFKCETCGKGFSQSSKLQTHQRVHTGEKPYRCDVCGKDFSYSSNLKLHQVIHTGEKPYKCEECGKGFSWRSNLHAHQRVHSGEKPYKCEQCDKSFSQAIDFRVHQRVHTGEKPYKCGVCGKGFSQSSGLQSHQRVHTGEKPYKCDVCGKGFRYSSQFIYHQRGHTGEKPYKCEECGKGFGRSLNLRHHQRVHTGEKPHICEECGKAFSLPSNLRVHLGVHTREKLFKCEECGKGFSQSARLEAHQRVHTGEKPYKCDICDKDFRHRSRLTYHQKVHTGKKL; via the exons ATGCCATCTCAGAACTATGACCTTCCGCAGAAGAAGCAGGAGAAAATGACCAAGTTTCAG GAGGCTGTGACATTCAAGGATGTGGCTGTGGTCTTCTCCAGGGAGGAACTGCGACTGCTGGATCTTACCCAGAGGAAGCTGTACCGAGATGTCATGGTGGAGAACTTCAAGAACCTGGTTGCAGtgg ATATGGTATCCCAATTGGAAGCAGAAGAAAAGCTTTGGATGATGGAAACAGAAACCCAAAGAAGTACGTATTCTG gcAGCAAGCATCAAAATAAGATGGAAACACTCCAAAAATTTGCATTAAAATACCTTTCAAATCAAGAGCTGTCCTGCTGGCAAATCTGGAAACAGGTTGCAAGTGAATTAACCAGGTGTCTTCAGGGGAAGAGTTCCCAGTTATTACAAGGTGACTCTATTCAGGTTTCTGAAAATGAGAACAATATAATGAACCCTAAAGGAGATAGCTCTATTTATATTGAAAATCAAGAGTTTCCATTTTGGAGAACCCAGCATTCTTGCGGGAATACTTATCTGAGTGAGTCACAGATTCAGAGTAGAGGTAAGCAAATTGATGTGAAAAATAACCTGCAAATACATGAAGACTTCATGAAGAAATCACCATTTCATGAGCGTATTAAAACTGACACAGAACCAAAACCCTGCAAAGGTAATGAATATGGCAAAATCATTAGTGATGGCTCCAATCAGAAATTACCCTTAGGAGAGAAACCCCATCCATGTGGTGAGTGTGGAAGGGGCTTCAGTTATAGCCCAAGGCTTCCCCTTCATCCGAATGTTCACACAGGAGAAAAATGCTTCAGTCAAAGCTCACATCTGCGAACTCATCAGAGAATTCACCCAGGAGAGAAACTCAATAGATGTCATGAATCTGGTGATTGCTTCAATAAGAGCTCTTTTCATTCTTATCAATCTAATCATACAGGAGAGAAGTCTTATAGATGCGACAGTTGCGGCAAGGGATTCAGTAGCAGCACGGGTCTTATCATTCATTACAgaactcatactggagagaaaccctataaatgcgAGGAATGTGGTAAATGCTTTAGTCAAAGTTCAAATTTTCAGTGCCATCAGAGAGTCCACACTGAAGAAAAACCATACAAATGCGAAGAGTGTGGTAAGGGCTTCGGTTGGAGTGTTAATCTCCGTGTTCACCAGAGGGTCCACAGGGgtgagaaaccctataaatgtgaGGAATGTGGTAAGGGCTTCACTCAGGCTGCACATTTTCACATCCATCAGAGAgtccacactggagagaaaccctacaaatgtgatgtgtgtggtaAGGGCTTCAGCCACAATTCACCATTAATATGCCATCGGAGAGTCCACACAGGAGAGAAGCCATACAAGTGTGAGGCGTGTGGGAAAGGCTTTACCCGTAATACAGATCTGCATATTCATTTCAGAGTTCACAcgggagagaaaccctataaatgtaagGAGTGTGGTAAGGGCTTCAGTCAGGCTTCAAATCTTCAAGTCCATCAGAATGTCCACACTGGGGAGAAACGATTCAAATGTGAAACGTGTGGGAAGGGCTTCAGTCAGTCCTCAAAGCTTCAAACCCATCAGCGAgtccacactggagagaaaccatataGATGTGATGTGTGTGGTAAGGACTTCAGTTATAGTTCAAATCTTAAACTACACCAAgtaattcacactggagaaaaaccaTATAAATGTGAGGAATGTGGGAAGGGCTTCAGTTGGAGATCAAATCTTCATGCACATCAAAGAGTTCACTCAGGAGAAAAACCCTATAAATGTGAGCAGTGTGATAAGAGCTTCAGTCAGGCCATAGATTTTCGGGTACATCAGAGAGTCCATACTGGAGAGAAGCCATACAAATGTGGTGTCTGTGGTAAGGGCTTCAGTCAGTCCTCTGGTCTTCAATCCCATCAGAGAGTCCACACGGGGGAAAAGCCATACAAATGTGATGTGTGTGGAAAGGGCTTTAGATACAGTTCGCAGTTTATATACCATCAGAGAGGccacactggagaaaaaccttacaaatgtgaagagtGTGGGAAAGGCTTTGGTAGGAGCTTGAATCTTCGCCATCATCAGAGGGTCCACACGGGAGAGAAACCCCATATATGTGAGGAGTGTGGTAAGGCCTTCAGTCTCCCCTCAAATCTTCGAGTCCACCTGGGTGTTCACACCAGGGAAAAACTCTTTAAATGTGAAGAGTGTGGTAAAGGCTTCAGTCAGAGTGCACGTCTTGAAGCCCATCAGAGAGTCCACACTGGAGAAAAACCATACAAATGTGACATATGTGATAAGGACTTCCGTCACCGTTCACGTCTTACATATCATCAGAAAGTCCATACTGGTAAAAAGctttag
- the ZNF227 gene encoding zinc finger protein 227 isoform X3 has translation MPSQNYDLPQKKQEKMTKFQEAVTFKDVAVVFSREELRLLDLTQRKLYRDVMVENFKNLVAVGHLPFQPDMVSQLEAEEKLWMMETETQRSTYSGSKHQNKMETLQKFALKYLSNQELSCWQIWKQVASELTRCLQGKSSQLLQGDSIQVSENENNIMNPKGDSSIYIENQEFPFWRTQHSCGNTYLSESQIQSRGKQIDVKNNLQIHEDFMKKSPFHERIKTDTEPKPCKGNEYGKIISDGSNQKLPLGEKPHPCGECGRGFSYSPRLPLHPNVHTGEKCFSQSSHLRTHQRIHPGEKLNRCHESGDCFNKSSFHSYQSNHTGEKSYRCDSCGKGFSSSTGLIIHYRTHTGEKPYKCEECGKCFSQSSNFQCHQRVHTEEKPYKCEECGKGFGWSVNLRVHQRVHRGEKPYKCEECGKGFTQAAHFHIHQRVHTGEKPYKCDVCGKGFSHNSPLICHRRVHTGEKPYKCEACGKGFTRNTDLHIHFRVHTGEKPYKCKECGKGFSQASNLQVHQNVHTGEKRFKCETCGKGFSQSSKLQTHQRVHTGEKPYRCDVCGKDFSYSSNLKLHQVIHTGEKPYKCEECGKGFSWRSNLHAHQRVHSGEKPYKCEQCDKSFSQAIDFRVHQRVHTGEKPYKCGVCGKGFSQSSGLQSHQRVHTGEKPYKCDVCGKGFRYSSQFIYHQRGHTGEKPYKCEECGKGFGRSLNLRHHQRVHTGEKPHICEECGKAFSLPSNLRVHLGVHTREKLFKCEECGKGFSQSARLEAHQRVHTGEKPYKCDICDKDFRHRSRLTYHQKVHTGKKL, from the exons ATGCCATCTCAGAACTATGACCTTCCGCAGAAGAAGCAGGAGAAAATGACCAAGTTTCAG GAGGCTGTGACATTCAAGGATGTGGCTGTGGTCTTCTCCAGGGAGGAACTGCGACTGCTGGATCTTACCCAGAGGAAGCTGTACCGAGATGTCATGGTGGAGAACTTCAAGAACCTGGTTGCAGtgg GGCATCTTCCCTTCCAACCAGATATGGTATCCCAATTGGAAGCAGAAGAAAAGCTTTGGATGATGGAAACAGAAACCCAAAGAAGTACGTATTCTG gcAGCAAGCATCAAAATAAGATGGAAACACTCCAAAAATTTGCATTAAAATACCTTTCAAATCAAGAGCTGTCCTGCTGGCAAATCTGGAAACAGGTTGCAAGTGAATTAACCAGGTGTCTTCAGGGGAAGAGTTCCCAGTTATTACAAGGTGACTCTATTCAGGTTTCTGAAAATGAGAACAATATAATGAACCCTAAAGGAGATAGCTCTATTTATATTGAAAATCAAGAGTTTCCATTTTGGAGAACCCAGCATTCTTGCGGGAATACTTATCTGAGTGAGTCACAGATTCAGAGTAGAGGTAAGCAAATTGATGTGAAAAATAACCTGCAAATACATGAAGACTTCATGAAGAAATCACCATTTCATGAGCGTATTAAAACTGACACAGAACCAAAACCCTGCAAAGGTAATGAATATGGCAAAATCATTAGTGATGGCTCCAATCAGAAATTACCCTTAGGAGAGAAACCCCATCCATGTGGTGAGTGTGGAAGGGGCTTCAGTTATAGCCCAAGGCTTCCCCTTCATCCGAATGTTCACACAGGAGAAAAATGCTTCAGTCAAAGCTCACATCTGCGAACTCATCAGAGAATTCACCCAGGAGAGAAACTCAATAGATGTCATGAATCTGGTGATTGCTTCAATAAGAGCTCTTTTCATTCTTATCAATCTAATCATACAGGAGAGAAGTCTTATAGATGCGACAGTTGCGGCAAGGGATTCAGTAGCAGCACGGGTCTTATCATTCATTACAgaactcatactggagagaaaccctataaatgcgAGGAATGTGGTAAATGCTTTAGTCAAAGTTCAAATTTTCAGTGCCATCAGAGAGTCCACACTGAAGAAAAACCATACAAATGCGAAGAGTGTGGTAAGGGCTTCGGTTGGAGTGTTAATCTCCGTGTTCACCAGAGGGTCCACAGGGgtgagaaaccctataaatgtgaGGAATGTGGTAAGGGCTTCACTCAGGCTGCACATTTTCACATCCATCAGAGAgtccacactggagagaaaccctacaaatgtgatgtgtgtggtaAGGGCTTCAGCCACAATTCACCATTAATATGCCATCGGAGAGTCCACACAGGAGAGAAGCCATACAAGTGTGAGGCGTGTGGGAAAGGCTTTACCCGTAATACAGATCTGCATATTCATTTCAGAGTTCACAcgggagagaaaccctataaatgtaagGAGTGTGGTAAGGGCTTCAGTCAGGCTTCAAATCTTCAAGTCCATCAGAATGTCCACACTGGGGAGAAACGATTCAAATGTGAAACGTGTGGGAAGGGCTTCAGTCAGTCCTCAAAGCTTCAAACCCATCAGCGAgtccacactggagagaaaccatataGATGTGATGTGTGTGGTAAGGACTTCAGTTATAGTTCAAATCTTAAACTACACCAAgtaattcacactggagaaaaaccaTATAAATGTGAGGAATGTGGGAAGGGCTTCAGTTGGAGATCAAATCTTCATGCACATCAAAGAGTTCACTCAGGAGAAAAACCCTATAAATGTGAGCAGTGTGATAAGAGCTTCAGTCAGGCCATAGATTTTCGGGTACATCAGAGAGTCCATACTGGAGAGAAGCCATACAAATGTGGTGTCTGTGGTAAGGGCTTCAGTCAGTCCTCTGGTCTTCAATCCCATCAGAGAGTCCACACGGGGGAAAAGCCATACAAATGTGATGTGTGTGGAAAGGGCTTTAGATACAGTTCGCAGTTTATATACCATCAGAGAGGccacactggagaaaaaccttacaaatgtgaagagtGTGGGAAAGGCTTTGGTAGGAGCTTGAATCTTCGCCATCATCAGAGGGTCCACACGGGAGAGAAACCCCATATATGTGAGGAGTGTGGTAAGGCCTTCAGTCTCCCCTCAAATCTTCGAGTCCACCTGGGTGTTCACACCAGGGAAAAACTCTTTAAATGTGAAGAGTGTGGTAAAGGCTTCAGTCAGAGTGCACGTCTTGAAGCCCATCAGAGAGTCCACACTGGAGAAAAACCATACAAATGTGACATATGTGATAAGGACTTCCGTCACCGTTCACGTCTTACATATCATCAGAAAGTCCATACTGGTAAAAAGctttag
- the ZNF227 gene encoding zinc finger protein 227 isoform X4 produces MPSQNYDLPQKKQEKMTKFQEAVTFKDVAVVFSREELRLLDLTQRKLYRDVMVENFKNLVAVGHLPFQPDMVSQLEAEEKLWMMETETQRSSKHQNKMETLQKFALKYLSNQELSCWQIWKQVASELTRCLQGKSSQLLQGDSIQVSENENNIMNPKGDSSIYIENQEFPFWRTQHSCGNTYLSESQIQSRGKQIDVKNNLQIHEDFMKKSPFHERIKTDTEPKPCKGNEYGKIISDGSNQKLPLGEKPHPCGECGRGFSYSPRLPLHPNVHTGEKCFSQSSHLRTHQRIHPGEKLNRCHESGDCFNKSSFHSYQSNHTGEKSYRCDSCGKGFSSSTGLIIHYRTHTGEKPYKCEECGKCFSQSSNFQCHQRVHTEEKPYKCEECGKGFGWSVNLRVHQRVHRGEKPYKCEECGKGFTQAAHFHIHQRVHTGEKPYKCDVCGKGFSHNSPLICHRRVHTGEKPYKCEACGKGFTRNTDLHIHFRVHTGEKPYKCKECGKGFSQASNLQVHQNVHTGEKRFKCETCGKGFSQSSKLQTHQRVHTGEKPYRCDVCGKDFSYSSNLKLHQVIHTGEKPYKCEECGKGFSWRSNLHAHQRVHSGEKPYKCEQCDKSFSQAIDFRVHQRVHTGEKPYKCGVCGKGFSQSSGLQSHQRVHTGEKPYKCDVCGKGFRYSSQFIYHQRGHTGEKPYKCEECGKGFGRSLNLRHHQRVHTGEKPHICEECGKAFSLPSNLRVHLGVHTREKLFKCEECGKGFSQSARLEAHQRVHTGEKPYKCDICDKDFRHRSRLTYHQKVHTGKKL; encoded by the exons ATGCCATCTCAGAACTATGACCTTCCGCAGAAGAAGCAGGAGAAAATGACCAAGTTTCAG GAGGCTGTGACATTCAAGGATGTGGCTGTGGTCTTCTCCAGGGAGGAACTGCGACTGCTGGATCTTACCCAGAGGAAGCTGTACCGAGATGTCATGGTGGAGAACTTCAAGAACCTGGTTGCAGtgg GGCATCTTCCCTTCCAACCAGATATGGTATCCCAATTGGAAGCAGAAGAAAAGCTTTGGATGATGGAAACAGAAACCCAAAGAA gcAGCAAGCATCAAAATAAGATGGAAACACTCCAAAAATTTGCATTAAAATACCTTTCAAATCAAGAGCTGTCCTGCTGGCAAATCTGGAAACAGGTTGCAAGTGAATTAACCAGGTGTCTTCAGGGGAAGAGTTCCCAGTTATTACAAGGTGACTCTATTCAGGTTTCTGAAAATGAGAACAATATAATGAACCCTAAAGGAGATAGCTCTATTTATATTGAAAATCAAGAGTTTCCATTTTGGAGAACCCAGCATTCTTGCGGGAATACTTATCTGAGTGAGTCACAGATTCAGAGTAGAGGTAAGCAAATTGATGTGAAAAATAACCTGCAAATACATGAAGACTTCATGAAGAAATCACCATTTCATGAGCGTATTAAAACTGACACAGAACCAAAACCCTGCAAAGGTAATGAATATGGCAAAATCATTAGTGATGGCTCCAATCAGAAATTACCCTTAGGAGAGAAACCCCATCCATGTGGTGAGTGTGGAAGGGGCTTCAGTTATAGCCCAAGGCTTCCCCTTCATCCGAATGTTCACACAGGAGAAAAATGCTTCAGTCAAAGCTCACATCTGCGAACTCATCAGAGAATTCACCCAGGAGAGAAACTCAATAGATGTCATGAATCTGGTGATTGCTTCAATAAGAGCTCTTTTCATTCTTATCAATCTAATCATACAGGAGAGAAGTCTTATAGATGCGACAGTTGCGGCAAGGGATTCAGTAGCAGCACGGGTCTTATCATTCATTACAgaactcatactggagagaaaccctataaatgcgAGGAATGTGGTAAATGCTTTAGTCAAAGTTCAAATTTTCAGTGCCATCAGAGAGTCCACACTGAAGAAAAACCATACAAATGCGAAGAGTGTGGTAAGGGCTTCGGTTGGAGTGTTAATCTCCGTGTTCACCAGAGGGTCCACAGGGgtgagaaaccctataaatgtgaGGAATGTGGTAAGGGCTTCACTCAGGCTGCACATTTTCACATCCATCAGAGAgtccacactggagagaaaccctacaaatgtgatgtgtgtggtaAGGGCTTCAGCCACAATTCACCATTAATATGCCATCGGAGAGTCCACACAGGAGAGAAGCCATACAAGTGTGAGGCGTGTGGGAAAGGCTTTACCCGTAATACAGATCTGCATATTCATTTCAGAGTTCACAcgggagagaaaccctataaatgtaagGAGTGTGGTAAGGGCTTCAGTCAGGCTTCAAATCTTCAAGTCCATCAGAATGTCCACACTGGGGAGAAACGATTCAAATGTGAAACGTGTGGGAAGGGCTTCAGTCAGTCCTCAAAGCTTCAAACCCATCAGCGAgtccacactggagagaaaccatataGATGTGATGTGTGTGGTAAGGACTTCAGTTATAGTTCAAATCTTAAACTACACCAAgtaattcacactggagaaaaaccaTATAAATGTGAGGAATGTGGGAAGGGCTTCAGTTGGAGATCAAATCTTCATGCACATCAAAGAGTTCACTCAGGAGAAAAACCCTATAAATGTGAGCAGTGTGATAAGAGCTTCAGTCAGGCCATAGATTTTCGGGTACATCAGAGAGTCCATACTGGAGAGAAGCCATACAAATGTGGTGTCTGTGGTAAGGGCTTCAGTCAGTCCTCTGGTCTTCAATCCCATCAGAGAGTCCACACGGGGGAAAAGCCATACAAATGTGATGTGTGTGGAAAGGGCTTTAGATACAGTTCGCAGTTTATATACCATCAGAGAGGccacactggagaaaaaccttacaaatgtgaagagtGTGGGAAAGGCTTTGGTAGGAGCTTGAATCTTCGCCATCATCAGAGGGTCCACACGGGAGAGAAACCCCATATATGTGAGGAGTGTGGTAAGGCCTTCAGTCTCCCCTCAAATCTTCGAGTCCACCTGGGTGTTCACACCAGGGAAAAACTCTTTAAATGTGAAGAGTGTGGTAAAGGCTTCAGTCAGAGTGCACGTCTTGAAGCCCATCAGAGAGTCCACACTGGAGAAAAACCATACAAATGTGACATATGTGATAAGGACTTCCGTCACCGTTCACGTCTTACATATCATCAGAAAGTCCATACTGGTAAAAAGctttag
- the ZNF227 gene encoding zinc finger protein 227 isoform X6 — MPSQNYDLPQKKQEKMTKFQEAVTFKDVAVVFSREELRLLDLTQRKLYRDVMVENFKNLVAVDMVSQLEAEEKLWMMETETQRSSKHQNKMETLQKFALKYLSNQELSCWQIWKQVASELTRCLQGKSSQLLQGDSIQVSENENNIMNPKGDSSIYIENQEFPFWRTQHSCGNTYLSESQIQSRGKQIDVKNNLQIHEDFMKKSPFHERIKTDTEPKPCKGNEYGKIISDGSNQKLPLGEKPHPCGECGRGFSYSPRLPLHPNVHTGEKCFSQSSHLRTHQRIHPGEKLNRCHESGDCFNKSSFHSYQSNHTGEKSYRCDSCGKGFSSSTGLIIHYRTHTGEKPYKCEECGKCFSQSSNFQCHQRVHTEEKPYKCEECGKGFGWSVNLRVHQRVHRGEKPYKCEECGKGFTQAAHFHIHQRVHTGEKPYKCDVCGKGFSHNSPLICHRRVHTGEKPYKCEACGKGFTRNTDLHIHFRVHTGEKPYKCKECGKGFSQASNLQVHQNVHTGEKRFKCETCGKGFSQSSKLQTHQRVHTGEKPYRCDVCGKDFSYSSNLKLHQVIHTGEKPYKCEECGKGFSWRSNLHAHQRVHSGEKPYKCEQCDKSFSQAIDFRVHQRVHTGEKPYKCGVCGKGFSQSSGLQSHQRVHTGEKPYKCDVCGKGFRYSSQFIYHQRGHTGEKPYKCEECGKGFGRSLNLRHHQRVHTGEKPHICEECGKAFSLPSNLRVHLGVHTREKLFKCEECGKGFSQSARLEAHQRVHTGEKPYKCDICDKDFRHRSRLTYHQKVHTGKKL, encoded by the exons ATGCCATCTCAGAACTATGACCTTCCGCAGAAGAAGCAGGAGAAAATGACCAAGTTTCAG GAGGCTGTGACATTCAAGGATGTGGCTGTGGTCTTCTCCAGGGAGGAACTGCGACTGCTGGATCTTACCCAGAGGAAGCTGTACCGAGATGTCATGGTGGAGAACTTCAAGAACCTGGTTGCAGtgg ATATGGTATCCCAATTGGAAGCAGAAGAAAAGCTTTGGATGATGGAAACAGAAACCCAAAGAA gcAGCAAGCATCAAAATAAGATGGAAACACTCCAAAAATTTGCATTAAAATACCTTTCAAATCAAGAGCTGTCCTGCTGGCAAATCTGGAAACAGGTTGCAAGTGAATTAACCAGGTGTCTTCAGGGGAAGAGTTCCCAGTTATTACAAGGTGACTCTATTCAGGTTTCTGAAAATGAGAACAATATAATGAACCCTAAAGGAGATAGCTCTATTTATATTGAAAATCAAGAGTTTCCATTTTGGAGAACCCAGCATTCTTGCGGGAATACTTATCTGAGTGAGTCACAGATTCAGAGTAGAGGTAAGCAAATTGATGTGAAAAATAACCTGCAAATACATGAAGACTTCATGAAGAAATCACCATTTCATGAGCGTATTAAAACTGACACAGAACCAAAACCCTGCAAAGGTAATGAATATGGCAAAATCATTAGTGATGGCTCCAATCAGAAATTACCCTTAGGAGAGAAACCCCATCCATGTGGTGAGTGTGGAAGGGGCTTCAGTTATAGCCCAAGGCTTCCCCTTCATCCGAATGTTCACACAGGAGAAAAATGCTTCAGTCAAAGCTCACATCTGCGAACTCATCAGAGAATTCACCCAGGAGAGAAACTCAATAGATGTCATGAATCTGGTGATTGCTTCAATAAGAGCTCTTTTCATTCTTATCAATCTAATCATACAGGAGAGAAGTCTTATAGATGCGACAGTTGCGGCAAGGGATTCAGTAGCAGCACGGGTCTTATCATTCATTACAgaactcatactggagagaaaccctataaatgcgAGGAATGTGGTAAATGCTTTAGTCAAAGTTCAAATTTTCAGTGCCATCAGAGAGTCCACACTGAAGAAAAACCATACAAATGCGAAGAGTGTGGTAAGGGCTTCGGTTGGAGTGTTAATCTCCGTGTTCACCAGAGGGTCCACAGGGgtgagaaaccctataaatgtgaGGAATGTGGTAAGGGCTTCACTCAGGCTGCACATTTTCACATCCATCAGAGAgtccacactggagagaaaccctacaaatgtgatgtgtgtggtaAGGGCTTCAGCCACAATTCACCATTAATATGCCATCGGAGAGTCCACACAGGAGAGAAGCCATACAAGTGTGAGGCGTGTGGGAAAGGCTTTACCCGTAATACAGATCTGCATATTCATTTCAGAGTTCACAcgggagagaaaccctataaatgtaagGAGTGTGGTAAGGGCTTCAGTCAGGCTTCAAATCTTCAAGTCCATCAGAATGTCCACACTGGGGAGAAACGATTCAAATGTGAAACGTGTGGGAAGGGCTTCAGTCAGTCCTCAAAGCTTCAAACCCATCAGCGAgtccacactggagagaaaccatataGATGTGATGTGTGTGGTAAGGACTTCAGTTATAGTTCAAATCTTAAACTACACCAAgtaattcacactggagaaaaaccaTATAAATGTGAGGAATGTGGGAAGGGCTTCAGTTGGAGATCAAATCTTCATGCACATCAAAGAGTTCACTCAGGAGAAAAACCCTATAAATGTGAGCAGTGTGATAAGAGCTTCAGTCAGGCCATAGATTTTCGGGTACATCAGAGAGTCCATACTGGAGAGAAGCCATACAAATGTGGTGTCTGTGGTAAGGGCTTCAGTCAGTCCTCTGGTCTTCAATCCCATCAGAGAGTCCACACGGGGGAAAAGCCATACAAATGTGATGTGTGTGGAAAGGGCTTTAGATACAGTTCGCAGTTTATATACCATCAGAGAGGccacactggagaaaaaccttacaaatgtgaagagtGTGGGAAAGGCTTTGGTAGGAGCTTGAATCTTCGCCATCATCAGAGGGTCCACACGGGAGAGAAACCCCATATATGTGAGGAGTGTGGTAAGGCCTTCAGTCTCCCCTCAAATCTTCGAGTCCACCTGGGTGTTCACACCAGGGAAAAACTCTTTAAATGTGAAGAGTGTGGTAAAGGCTTCAGTCAGAGTGCACGTCTTGAAGCCCATCAGAGAGTCCACACTGGAGAAAAACCATACAAATGTGACATATGTGATAAGGACTTCCGTCACCGTTCACGTCTTACATATCATCAGAAAGTCCATACTGGTAAAAAGctttag